The genomic stretch CTAAATAATTATTAACTTAGTAATAAATATTAATTTCGGATATCCACAGGATGATTAAGTGGGTGAGAGACGataatccatatcccaccctaaattcacccacatccatatcctaccctaaattcgaaaaaaagtcatcatccatatcccacccatttAATTTCGGGTGGATGGATATCCACAGGATAAGGGTGGGACTGCCATCCCTAGTCCTTGCTATCACCATCAGATAATATAAATCGTAAAACCAGAAAAGAGGGATCCTCAATTACTTTGTTGTTGGCACTTTAGCAAAAGGGACGGAAGTATGTGTGGATGTAAGTGTGTAACTGTGTAAGAGACTTTCATTACTTCATCTAGTCCTACTCGGACAGTTGCCACTTTGCTCTTTAATTAGTAGGACCTTCAACAATTACTAGTAAGAGAGTCACATGCCAGGTTATGCTTCTTACGAGAATCGAGACGTTCCCGTGTAACTTATTAACTGAGCACAAAATTTGATTGAAGACGGACAATATCCGTTAcaccgttttctctcacaaaatgtccattaaaaggtgagtgagaagcacatgggggaTGTCCCACCTTGTCCTCTCTccttttttgtgagaggtcacaagtttgtgacgggattagcccgtcacaagcaagactagctgttaaCCGAGTTTATTTAATAAGCGGATTGAGTAGTgaaaatcccctatttactaaatgaataggcgaaactccaaaATTTCCCGCATAAACATATTTCTTAGGAATAAAGTTTagttatttttagcatattctaTAAGTATGGTGAACTATAATACACATAATCTTTCAGATTTATAAACCTATTTGTGATATTCATGTGCTTTAGTATTTTATATTCTACACAAAATTATCTTCAATCTTTTTATAATAtaaaaaggattttttttttgtttaaagaatcatacgaaaaaaattcattgattttctatgattaaaagttgcggttaaaaatatattatcagtaaaattttataaaataacacCATTAATCTCTCGCTAATAGAAAAACTTTCACTAAAATACTCATTTCATGATTAATACgattttgattttaatttttcaaatcaaaatataacgatgagaaacgtttataaaaaaaaaaaaaaaagattagttaattcaaatttcataattataatacactaaaaaaagtaaaactctatatataccgtgcatatattgcacgggAGCTAAACTAGTTTGCCATCAATTGATCACGGCTAAACAAGTTGGATAttcttagaccatccccaagcaaaagGTCGACTTAATCGAGTCAATTAgaattttactcttaatcactcCTTATTAACTTGACCCATGTTCACCTTTCCAAGCAAAAGTTCACGACCTGGGTCAATTAAtccaatcattttccactttcTAACATTTCCAATCATTTTCTACACTCTACCCCACTAAAACCTCTCTCTTACttttttcaattattatttactaactaattatacacaagtttttattgtaattttaaaaaaataaaagtacttCAATATATTAAACATTAATTTAATGACGTACACTTCggaaaaaaattattaaataacaaaGTTAAAATTTAATAATCGAAAAGCCGATTTCATTGACAATAAAAAAACcgcatacataattaaaaaagccGCATAcataatttgagcaattaaaaaaagccgcatacattaaaaaaaccgtatatataataaaaaaaaccgcatacataattaaaaaagccGCATACATTAAAAAAACCGCATACTCTTTGACTTTTAatgttaatatattagttttcttttatttttattggaTTTTAAATATTGTAACCAATTATAATTTGACACATGTAAGGTCAATTCTTGGGTCAATTTGAGCAAGTGAAGGTCACCAATTGACCTCTTCTCACCTTTTCAACCCTTGGGTCATCCTAATCTTTTGCTTAAATGTAGATTAAGGTGACCTTTCACCAATTGACCccccaattgaccttgcttgggggtgGTCTTACAAAGTGTTTTCAATCACGGTTATATCTATTTCATTttcaactagttttaaacccgtgcaaaattgcacgggtatgtatttgggctaGTATTAACGttttggatgtatatttgtttttgcatttctattgtacttatttagttggtctaaatctacgatctacataatttatgtttaaatttgttacaaaacgtgttcacatacactggtttataaggaaataacgtaatctactcttataaataaaaattgcatacataaaaaactttacatccggataaaagaaataaaatctaatataatcaactttaacatatgcaAGTTATTTATCACGACGATATTAAAGTTGTCTATCATTCGTACTTGTAGAAGTAGAAATTACTCGATAGCCTATCATTATCATCTTCCGAATTCGGAGTTCGAGACTGATAGTAAAGTTGCTAGAATTTTTGCTCCAAGTACATAAATCCTCGGTGATGAACGGCGTTCTATACAGATCTGAGAGGATTATTTTTTCTAAAAAGAACATATTTTAAAGTTTTCCGACTGTTAACTTATTGTggtattattaaaaaaatatttattacaacaattgtgaattatttattaaaaaaaaatcaaaaaaaattattaaatttttttaatcacttgtaaattaaattaaaatttatttgttttttacagtaaaaaaaatttaaattttgctTTAAATTCTAGTTGAAGACTAAATTAACTCGGTtgcctatcattgtcacctaccattttCGGTGTGCGCGGTTGATAGTTAATTTGCCAAGTTTTATATTCTAAGTAAATATTCCGTCATAattgattttttaaacaaaaattttgtaccatgtagttttaaaaaattatgttgtgatgttgttgatgcatggtacaataatattaaccaaaatacatgaatattttatactccaagtaaatactccgtcaagatttattttttaaacaaaaaatattgtaccatgtagttttaaaaaaatacgtatgtaattcatttgcgttttatgttcgaTCCCATATATAAATGTTATTcttcttgaaattatgtaattttgttttaaaaattatgcaattcaatttcatttactcgcatttgtaattcattatgcgtatatgttattaattttattttcacggaatgtataaaattatttcataatattaattcatagaattttttcataatattatttcatagaatttgttgtaagacggaatttatcacatgcttgaaaagacggaaatctgaagaaataaatatgttgcacactcacgggtcccaccataacatgaatttctaaaaaaaaaaaaaaaactgcattaatggcgtggcgcgctgaggattgagtattgtcttttgtattaatatagataacaTTGATCCTTATTTAGCCATCCCGATTCCCGATACACAGATATATACCTTATAGACTCTTAAATTTacaattgtaatttttttttttttttaaaagagaaGTAATCTTGCGGCTTATTCTCTTGCAAGCTTTCATAGTGGTACTTCAGGATCCGGATAAATATCTTAATAATAAGATATGAGAAGCAGATATCAAAGTCGCTTTGGCCGAGTGGTTAAGGCGTGTGCCTGCTAAGTACATGGGGTTTCCCCGCGAGAGTTCGAATCTCTCAGGCGACGTTTTtcgtttttatttttgtatttgttAAGAAAGAAAACGTAAAAAAGAGGTCCTACCGGGAGTCGAACCCAGGTCGCTGGATTCAAAGTCCAGAGTGCTAACCACTACACCATAGAACCCGACGCTGTTTATATTTATGCAAAGCTCATATAAGTATGTTTATGAACTTTAATCTAATCCTTTGCCCTAAGAACTCATTTGTCTTTTGATTGTTTTATTTCTATATGAGCTATTTCAATAAATTATTGTAAATAACAAGATACGCAGGGAATATGCTAGTGAATAGTATAAACTATAATCGGCTGTCAATAAAATCAAGTTAAATAATTGGAAGTGTCTAAATGTGGAGGAGGTCTCTTATTAGGCGATTTTATTGTAAAACTACATTTTATTTACCAAAATAGCCACATAAAGGAGGTTATAACCATCCTTACATGGCTGATTAAAGTAAACAACAACTGATGTTACAATAGCACTTGTGTAAAACGACTTAACACAATTATTTGTGTGAGTTGAAATCAACTTATAAATTGTTCTTCATCACTCAATCTCAAATACAAACTTCTAACCGTTTACATTTTTTCAAAAGAATAAAAGCTCCATGGTGTTAGTGACAGAACTAAGGGAGCTAACACTTAAAGACTAAGGTCAGAAGGCCtaaattataaaattttaaatATCTTAATTTGAATTCAACATTtttctaattttcattatttttccaGTGTAAATGAGGATGTTCATGGacgacaataaaaaaaaaaaaaaaaaaatgaacgacAATAACAAGCAGATTCCTCGCACATTTTACGCTATTTTAACACTAATTCACCCCCGCTGAAAATTTTCGcccccaattttttttttttttttttggtgttgtaAAATGGGGTGTCGATGATAATGTATAATCCCTCATCAGGGGTGCTCTCTCACAAAGAGACAAACAACTAGCTAAAAAATTTGCTGTATTACCATAAACAGAGATCGACCCTAACCACCTAGTAAACAAACTAAAACCACAAAGTGAACACAAGAATGAAGTCAAAATGTATAAAACGAATCCATTTAAAAACATCTCATTTGCAAGTCAACTTCTTCCCTCTCGTTCTGCCATGACTGGACCTCGACGATCAAAACGCGCCATTAAATCAATTGAATCAACTAATTCTTCCTCTGAATTGAAAAATTCATCTCAATTAGCAGTTAAAATTCGCTCAAAATCTAAATCCCCATTAAAAATTAAACCCCCAATTTCGCCAGAGCGTCCCATTATAAACAATTTAGAGCTTGATTACCGTAATTTGCGCATTTTGGATCGTGATTTTTGCTCCATTGATGCTCTTGATCTTGCACCTCTTCTTCTTGGCAAGTTTCTTCGCCGAGACGATGTAATTCTTCAAATCACTGAGGTGGGTCGTCtgtttctttcgttttttttttttactatgcGCACCaggtgtttgatgaaatgatTCAATGAGAGAATAGATTATTTTGTTGTTTTGATCAGTTCAATTGATGTGTAAGGAATATTGTGAATTGGGTTTTGAAATGTTGCAGGTGGAAGCTTATAGACCAAATGATACAGCTTGTCATGGCCGCTTTGGCGCTACTGCTAGAACTGCAGCTATGGTGAGACATTGATATATCGCGATTATATTAAACGGTTGAAatgtaattttgttttagtttggtgacttgtatttataatattttTTGGTGGAAAATGACTTTTTGATGCTTGAATGGTGGTTGTTTGACTTATGGTTGTGAAGTTTGGACCAGGTGGGCACGCGTATGTGTATATCTGCTATGGTGTTCACATGATGCTTAACATTGTTGCTGATAACGAAGGCGTTGGGGCGGCTGTGTTAATACGTTCTTGTGCTCCTGTTTGCGGTAATTGCTTGTAACTGCTTTGCCTTGTTTGCAGCATGATGCTTTGCATCTGAAGTAATGTATCGTCTTTGTTTCTTAAAAATTTATGTGAGGCAGTCTCACACGGAGATCAACCATTAACGCAATAATTTAGGACGAATACACAAGGGTTTGGGCGTTTGGCTGGTCTCACATGTACAATAATCAGTCTTTGTTTAGCTGAATGAATGTTGTCTGTCATCAGTTGGCTTTGATTGGAAGTTGGAACTGGATATTCTTGTCCATGTCGTAGGATATGATAAattaggtatatgttttgtaaaTCGTGTGTTGGAGAACGTGAATACGGTGAATTTAACAGCATGCAAACGTGTTGTGATTGGACAATGAAGATAGGACATTACATTTATTTAGCAGTCCTTTTTCTGAATCAGTTGCATCCTTGCCACAGGATTGACGACCATTCAGCAGCGTCGAGGTCAGATTACCAATAAGCCTATTCTTCTCACTGGTCCCGGCAAGGTTAGCGCCGAAATTCTGTTGTATATAATAGATGTTTGCTTTGTGAATGGTTCTCAAGGGGTTTTACTTCAATGATTTGTCATTTTTGGGCTGGGGTCGGGTTGTAGTTTCGTCAAGGAATTGATATCCCTTAACATGTTCAAAGTATTTGGTTGAAGATAAAGCTACCAAATTTTCATGAGCCGTGTCTGGTCAGACATGGACCTTGGTTCTGAACTGTTGAACTGTGACTGACTTACTATACGCCTATTAATCTTTTACTCGAGAGTTTTCATCTCTATGTGCAAAGGACTTTCTGTTTCTGCTTTAGTTATACGGAGTACATCTTAATTCTTAAGCATCCAAACAAGTCTAAAAATTACTCATTTTTAGGTTGGTCAAGCACTTGGATTATCGACAGAATGGTCTAGTCACCCTCTTTATGAACCTGGTAAAGATACTATCACGGTATCACCTCATATTTGCAATGTTGAATTCTACTTTATCTGACAAGAGACAAATGTTTCGCTGTTTAAGGTGGCTTAGAGCTTCTAGATGGACCGAAGCCCGAAAATATTCTGGTTGGTTCACGTGTTGGCATCGATTACGCCGCGCCTGAGCATGTGAATGCGCTTTGGAGATTTGCTATTGCAGGTACTCCATGGATTAGTGCTCCAAAAAACACACTCAAATCTCCCTGCGAAGAACCCACATAGCTACCAAGAGGTAATTGTACGTGGCGTACTAATTTTTTGTGCTTAAAGAAATACTAGTAATTATTTCACCTCTTACCTCCCAATGTAAATGTTTTGTATTATGTACTACCTTCATCTGGTTTATATCGTCTCAATTTGACGATAACAAATGTCGAGATGACTTTAATGTGTGTAAATCTTTGTTGTATACAATGGCCAACACCTTTTGTTAATCAAAACTACTGTTTTCATTTAATCAACTTGATTGTGGTTTCTGTTTTATACGGTGCGCGTGAAGTTGAGATATAGAGGGAGCATTCTATCTACAGTGGAAGACTCGCAGTAGATTCGGAGAGTTGTATTATCAACTAACTCTGGAGTTAACATTTAAAATGTAGCGGAACTCAACTAGATGAATTCCTggcagctttttttttttttttttttttttttttttttttttttaactctaGAATTAAGTTTTTTTTAGACAACGGTAACTCTAGAGTTAGTTGATAACTATGAACCCCATTTTTTTTTCTTGTGGTTTTCCCCGTCTCGGAAGGTGACCGCTTGCAGCTTCTCCTGCAGCACTTGCATCCTCCCTTTCCTGTCTGGGGGTGTAAACAAGCAAACTTAAGATTGAGCTCAAATGGATGGTTATAGGGTTATATACcgaattcatttttttttttttaaaagaaggATTTGGACTTCATTAATCAAAGAGGAAGGCAAGATCCGCCAAATAAATGGTGGTTTGTGAGAAGTTTCGCATAGAAACATGCGCAACCGCGTGCAAAGGTTGAGATCTAGGCATCTAGCAATCTAATGTGCTACTACACTACCATAGTACCAAATCTTATAACATGAGAAAAATATGTCTGAGTGTAGTTGATATCATCAAAAGGAGTTGCCATGGGGAACAGACGTAGTTACTGTGTGTAGGCCGTTGCCAACCTTCTAACGTTCCAAATTGCCCGTCTCTACTATGATCTTATCAACTCCAAGCACTCTTAAGTCCCCTGCCTTTACCCTTTGTACAATAGTTGCCTTCAACGTACCCCGCTCGTTCTGTGCACGCCTCACCATTAGACCTGGCAAATAggtcgggtcgtgtcgggttcgtgtcacatgtaaacgggtcataaaccctccaacccaaacccggcccaagtaaatatcgtgtcgtgttcgtgtcgacccacttacataaatgggtcatcaagcctcaaccttaacccgttaatttcgtgtcgggttcatgTCGTGTTTTCATGTCATGTCCATATTtggaaagtttaagtatatttatgtgatggaggatcaagaaaaattagaattaatttagtaaacagatcattcgtgtcgggttcgtgtttagagagctcaacccaaacccaacccagttaaatatcgtgtcgtgttcgtgtcgacccacttacataaatgggtcattaagtctcaacccaaacccgttaatttcgtgtcgggtctgtgtcgtgttttcgtgtcgtgtcatcgTTTGCCAGCTCTACTCACCATCCTGGAACAATGCAGCTTCAATGTTTAGCTTGATAAAAACCAGCATTTGGGAGAACCCAATCCGCATTGGACTGCATCTGGGTTACCAATGCAAATATGCAATCCACATTCCTGTTCGAGCAACGTCTATCTTTTTTTTTATGTTGGCAAAGATATCAATGATAGGTCCGCGAGTGCTCGTAATCAAGGACGACACATCTGAACAGGGCATGTCCTGATGTCTCATCATCTGTGCAATTCCATGTTAACTGATCCCAAATTTCACATGGAGCTTACCTAAGAGATTCCAGAAATGCCATAAATCAACGCTCTATTAATCTCGTACTAATTATTTATTTCACGTTTATGTACTTAATACTCGTATAATATTACTAGTCAAGTAGTCATAATAGCAACGTTTCATCGAATCTATCTCATCAACCCATTTTTATATTACGACTCAAGTAACAATAACAGCAAAAAGTATTTGTTAAACAACTGTCTCAACATTAAAACGGGTCAAGTATTATCCACTTGTGCATATATGATAAATCTGTTGTTTTTCTTATTCATTCTGCTCTTGTCTTTACGCATAATACTTAACCCattttaagcttaagacggatatacctgtcttaaataagaatttgtgtttattaaAATACTAAGACTCCAACCTTAGGTTATATACTATTGCTTAGCCTTGTCCCTCTTGGGAAACAAGCCTTCAACCAAGTTCTTAGTTCTTTTTAGAGGAAAGAAAATCAGGTTGATCCTTGAAAAAAACAAATCCCGAAAATAATCAAGTTCTTAGTTTCGAGCAATAACTAAATATTCTATTATAGAGATGAAACACACTCGAAGTTTTGTGTCTTTGATTTTATACCTATGTCTTGCTCTTACGACAAAATCAGAGCATGTCGAGTTCAATGGGAAGGTACAAGTCTTTGGCCAGAGCATTGTGGAGTCAGAGGTCGGGGTTGTGGCAGCTGATGACGCTCGTTGCTCAAAGGTTGGAGCATCAATGCTCAAAAGGGGTGGACATGCTGTCGATGCTGCTGTCGCAACAGCCCTTTGTGTCGGGGTTGTCAATCCTATGGCTAGTGGCATTGGTGGTGGAGCTTTCATGGTTGTTCGTTCCGCTTCAACTTCTAAAGCGCTTGCGTTTAATATGAGAGAAACTGCTCCTGCTGCTGCTTCTCAGGTTCTTTTCTACTAGTCTCCTTCTTTATTAGTACACGGCTCgccaattatttatttttttgggaTATTCTATATGGTAAGGGGTAACCCGTGTTTTTCTATTTTCTACATGTTAACCTAATTTTCACTAAAAACGCCTTTGACTGACCATAACTcactgaagagttaagaacgattaacacctaagagggggagggggtgaattaggtgtacctttttaaaatttattcttaacttggttaattaattaacttaagtaaagaataagtgaagtacaagacttgagaaacttaattagatgtaagttcacaagaagataCAGCAGTCCTATGTCACGGTATAGTTGACTGTGACActgaacttgattaggtacaagCGAGAAATAGcgaagtggaagaacgtaaaagtaaatgaacaaacaaacgacatttaaaaaattggttcagcctctactccgaggcctacgtccaaccgttattttattgcttgtttagaaatttactcaaacttactaaaccccttacaatgaaaataactcgccaacctactccggttgcactcaaacttaaagctactccgcttcaagagtttatgggttctatctcaaggtgttacagaatcttgaatctcaagagttcactaaatgaacatggagattacaatgaagatctaacacgagaatcatggaacaaactcatcatgtcacagtacagcgaactgatacttggaggttttacagctttttttcgaaaacaattttgaagacttaaaaccagaaaaacgttttgcaaatgcttgaagaacaaagcttttaatgcacaaatgatttgcaaggtttttacaataaatgctttggaagtcttgagaaataaatgtgactaagacactctatttatagtggatttagtcttaggtaagtacacattgaagaattaaatccaatatataaataatagctttgagtgatggtaagtgttagacttataggcttggggcttaagaaatcagaaaacttaagcttctacactcaacatgtgacaatttaccgaaatggcaaaaagcatttcttactttagaagtttgacaagtctttttgccattttggtaaaaggtgtttgcacaaatctagaggcttagtcaagtgggcttgtgactccaaaatctcgattgttttcaagtttacgaaaattcaaatgtttaaggtttaaagtttgcaaagttttgacacttaaaaacatttggacCGAAagctcctccgtatgatagtaccagaaaccacggtACAGTGtaccgttgcatggttttgccattacttgacttaaatgagaatgttacacttactcttacatatatcgactaaggctttggaaagtatcattgtcttgacttccttgaatgacttgatcatcttgaatcattgttgaaagtccatttgattgcttcattcactaatttcaactaagagcaaacaatcaaataacaaggggacttggcatcatcaatctaatgtgttctaacaaattccccctttgatgatgacaagtccaaacatgtgtgatattcccccttagcccatggttagtcggtctttggtcaaattcaacataaacataattaataaacatgatcaaggtattcgagaggtgcaacatgcttggccaaggtaaaacatctaatcatggaagctaagacataattaaggtgaacgttagcctaagagttagaagatcacacatagcataatttaaaactacttccccctcttgacatcgtcaAAGGAGGAGAAAACATGtccaaaaggcaagcaacacgatTAAAACACACGCAAATAGTTCAAGCAAGATAAAAACAAACAACCGAAGGTGCAAGAGAGTGTCTGAAAACGAAACAAAGAGCCAAAGTTCAAGAGGAGAAACGGGTTAAAGAGGCATGGGTTTAGGAGGCATTCTGAAAACgttcaaggagatcttcattcATGGTGCGAAGATCACCAACTTCATCCCTCAACTTGCCCTGTTCTTTGACCAACCGGTTCACAATCCCAAGGAGCTCATCCAACTTTGCAAGGACCACACCCATTTCAACGGTAGAACCCACTGTAGAACCCGACTGATTCTTCCTTTCCAATTTGCCATTCTTAATCTCCAAGTTCATCCGAGAAAGAAGACCCGGTGTCATCTCATCACTTAATTTCTCAATAGCAGGGCTTCCCTTCAACACTAACCCTTCCCTCATAAAAATTATCgagagccacataccataaggaactacggcatttttgtcaaagttgccgCTTTGGAACTCAGTGGACATCTCAAGTATTCGGTGAAACATAAGGCGAGGAAGGTTAATGGGTTTGTGCTTAACAATGTGATGAATTAGGAGCATGTCAAGAAGAGAACATCTCCCACGGCTATTGTTGGAAGGGACAAGGTTACGAAAAACCAGGTTGAAGATGAACCGGGTGGGTGCGGTTAATTCAAAGGCATATATGTTGGTAGGGCCATCATcatcatgaggtcgaagaaccttcatgaccTGGGTAGAGGTAACCTCATCAACTTCACCCCAATCTCGTTTGGGGAAGGAGGTAAGCCCGACATCACAAATATCCAAGTGAGCGGCAAGTTGGTCGATGGTTAGGACAAAGGGTTTCTGATTGATAAAGGCTGAGAGAGTTCCAGATTCAACATCCaccttgactgttgcatagaattgGATGACTTCGGACAAATACATGGGACTATATTTGTCCAACAGATTCACCCAACCCTGTGCATACATggcctctttgaagtatttgaaagCAAGAGATGTGTCATACCAGGATTTCTTATAGCGCCttccactgtggaagcaacaaATCAGCATACCGTGACATATCTTGAAGATCTCCTCCGGGAGATCAAGAGAATTAAGATGGTTGAAGATGtcattcttgaatgattcggCAAAGGGAGCAATGACAAGATCCATGCAAGTGTTGAGAGGAACTTTCTCCTCAATGATCTCATTTTCATCTATGCTCGGCAAATCCCGATGATAACGAGCCCTTTTGGTTGCTTTGGTTTTTGACCCGGATCCCCTTTTTCTTTGAGTAACCTTGGGTTTTGGAGGGGATGCCTCCGGGGTCACATCTTCGTCATCATCACCAAATATTTCAAGCATCTTTCTCTTGGACCGGGTTCGTGATgcaggttttgagaacaatgggtcaagcccatcatcaaacacCATTGTGGTATCATCACGATCTTCAACATCAACAACTTCATAATCGATTTTTTCAGCATTGGAACCGATTTCCCTTTCAACAGTGGAGGCCTCCGTTGCATCACTCTCACTTCTCTTATCCTTTTCTAAAGTTTCACTCACCAAATCTTTCAATAGTACATCatcatcattcttttcaacaaCATCTTTCTCATCGTCACTCttctccttctttttttttttttttgaatccccttgattttcttttgatttttcctcactttccttttctttttcctctaatttttctttactttcttttgattttttctcactttcttttgatttctctgatttttcctcactttctttttctttgtttcccTCTTTTGATTTCTCTCCTTCAAGTTC from Silene latifolia isolate original U9 population chromosome 2, ASM4854445v1, whole genome shotgun sequence encodes the following:
- the LOC141628143 gene encoding DNA-3-methyladenine glycosylase: MYKTNPFKNISFASQLLPSRSAMTGPRRSKRAIKSIESTNSSSELKNSSQLAVKIRSKSKSPLKIKPPISPERPIINNLELDYRNLRILDRDFCSIDALDLAPLLLGKFLRRDDVILQITEVEAYRPNDTACHGRFGATARTAAMFGPGGHAYVYICYGVHMMLNIVADNEGVGAAVLIRSCAPVCGLTTIQQRRGQITNKPILLTGPGKVGQALGLSTEWSSHPLYEPGGLELLDGPKPENILVGSRVGIDYAAPEHVNALWRFAIAGTPWISAPKNTLKSPCEEPT